One genomic region from Tigriopus californicus strain San Diego chromosome 4, Tcal_SD_v2.1, whole genome shotgun sequence encodes:
- the LOC131879870 gene encoding semaphorin-1A-like, translated as MHPLTLALAVLGSFWVHSPFVLGWGENVSPKLRVNYLSQKSDTVKNFMGNQTHQDHFKLLQSDGVSLLIGARNVVYNLSLSDLSENVQQRISWPSIQRDRDLCLVKGKSEDECQNYIRVLAASSSQSLLVCGTNSFNPQCRKYSTLGTEEYQMTLEYSGKGFCPHDPKHNSTAIYADGKLYAGTVSDFSGSDALILKDQIRTPQYDLKHLNAPDFVSSLEDDDHVYFFFRESAVEYINCGKAVYSRVARVCKSDSGGPHKFKDRWTTFMKARLNCSVPGQIPFYFNEIQATTSNMVDIGNGDKLIYGVFTTPENAIAGSAICSFKLSDILHSFDGPFKGQSSQNANWLPIWNTPSPRPGSCNADSGTLTERNLNFIKNHPLMDEAVMQSGSKPVLVQTGFREKFTVIAVDPQVSTPYGESYDVLFVGTTRGQVLKIITAKDLRKTEPVIIEDIQVFPHSIAVTNVQVVRDQSQDVDQLIVLSNHEVKSLPLNRCTASVLQTCSSCVALRDPYCAWNLLTNSCVDHRLVNDSDGSAFLQSIANGRHEGCVAAAEQAKMAAIQESSSSAREHSDSSTTAIPEELDIYIDIADNEISQLPHSEGRAIQSTATIYSTETLTLVSLIVAVLSLLIGFAGGFFTAKRCTKDNYTSCGHHYLETQTKLNKQNDMALTHSESGYTTAPFNNSLLSHPLPPIPPTLPSSVSSFDISKQNNLLVNVPLKDDLIEKNTINTQAIYNSPQHTATISRTGTFRKGHVFL; from the exons ATGCATCCTCTTACCCTCGCTTTGGCCGTTTTGGGGTCGTTTTGGGTCCATTCGCCCTTCGTTCTGGGCTGGGGTGAAAATGTCTCTCCCAAGCTCAGAGTCAATTATCTCAGTCAGAAATCAG ACACCGTCAAGAATTTCATGGGCAATCAAACACATCAAGACCATTTCAAGCTCCTCCAGTCGGACGGGGTTTCACTTCTGATCGGGGCCCGGAATGTGGTCTACAACCTGAGTTTGAGCGACCTTTCGGAAAACGTGCAGCAG CGGATCTCGTGGCCTTCAATCCAAAGGGATCGCGACTTGTGCTTGGTCAAAGGCAAATCCGAG GATGAATGCCAGAACTACATTCGTGTGTTGGCGGCGAGCAGTTCGCAAAGCTTGTTGGTGTGCGGCACGAACAGCTTCAACCCGCAGTGTCGGAAATACTCGACTTTGGGCACCGAGGAATACCAGATGACCCTCGAGTATTCCGGCAAAGGCTTCTGTCCGCATGATCCCAAGCACAATTCCACCGCTATCTACGCAG ATGGCAAGTTGTACGCCGGGACTGTCTCGGATTTCTCGGGGTCGGATGCCCTCATTTTAAAGGACCAGATTCGAACGCCGCAATATGATCTGAAGCATCTCAACG CGCCCGATTTCGTGAGCTCACTTGAGGATGACGACCACGTGTACTTCTTCTTCAGGGAATCTGCCGTTGAATACATCAACTGTGGAAAG GCTGTTTATTCGCGCGTGGCTCGAGTGTGCAAGAGTGATTCAGGCGGTCCCCACAAGTTTAAGGACCGTTGGACCACTTTTATGAAGGCTCGATTGAATTGCTCGGTTCCCGGACAGATCCCATTCTACTTCAATGAAATTCAAGCCACTACCTCCAACATGGTCGACATTGGTAATGGGGACAAGCTCATTTATGGCGTGTTTACCACCCCTGAAAATGCCATCGCAGGAAGCGCCATCTGTTCGTTCAAACTGAGTGACATCCTGCACAGCTTTGATGGGCCCTTCAAAGGCCAGTCCAGTCAGAATGCCAATTGGCTGCCGATTTGGAACACACCTTCGCCCCGCCCAGGTTCGTGCAATGCCGACTCAGGGACGCTTACGGAGcggaatttgaatttcatcaagAACCACCCGCTCATGGATGAAGCCGTGATGCAAAGTGGTTCCAAGCCCGTCTTGGTTCAAACTGGTTTTCGCGAGAAGTTCACCGTTATTGCGGTCGACCCTCAAGTGTCTACGCCCTATGGAGAAAGCTATGATGTCTTGTTTGTTGGGACCACGCGTGGACAAGTCTTGAAGATCATCACAGCCAAAGACTTGCGCAAAACTGAGCCCGTAATCATTGAGGATATCCAGGTGTTCCCCCATTCTATAGCAGTTACCAACGTTCAAGTCGTCCGAGATCAGAGCCAAGATGTGGATCAGTTGATTGTATTGTCGAATCATGAAGTGAAATCCTTGCCGTTAAACCGATGTACGGCCAGCGTTCTCCAGACTTGTAGCTCCTGTGTGGCTCTCAGGGACCCCTATTGTGCTTGGAACCTCTTGACCAACAGTTGTGTGGATCATCGCTTGGTGAACGACTCAGATGGAAGCgcctttctccaaagcattgcTAACGGCAGACACGAAGGATGCGTGGCTGCGGCTGAACAAG CGAAAATGGCGGCTATTCAAGAATCCTCCTCATCCGCACGAGAGCATTCCGACAGCTCTACCACAGCCATCCCTGAAGAGCTGGATATTTACATTGACATTGCAGACAATGAAATCTCTCAGCTTCCCCACAGTGAGG GACGTGCCATTCAATCGACAGCCACGATTTACTCTACCGAGACTTTGACTTTAGTATCACTCATTGTGGCAGTGCTATCATTGTTGATTGGATTTGCTGGGGGATTTTTTACGGCGAAACGATGCACAAAAGACAACTACACCTCGTGTGGACATCATTACTTGGAGACTCAGACCAAGCTGAACAA GCAAAACGACATGGCATTGACGCACTCGGAATCTGGTTATACCACGGCACCATTTAATAATTCTTTGTTATCCCACCCACTCCCGCCCATTCCTCCCACTTTGCCATCATCAGTTAGCTCATTcgacatttcaaaacaaaacaacctCTTGGTCAACGTACCTTTGAAGGACGATCTCATTGAGAAGAACACCATCAACACTCAAGCCATTTACAACAGTCCGCAACACACAGCCACCATCAGTCGGACTGGAACCTTCCGCAAGGGACACGTGTTCCTCTAG